The sequence below is a genomic window from Babesia bigemina genome assembly Bbig001, chromosome : II.
CGCCGCCATCCACCCGCAAACCCCTACACATTGCCCCGTCACGCCGCGCTCGCTTACCGCGTGGTATCGCCAGTGTTCGGTGCCCGGTGTGTGACCGTAGGCGCCTGGTGGGCCTGGTTACGCGCCATCACTGTGTCGTGCCGTGGCGCCGCATTTCGACGGCTGTTTTCTGTTATGACGGCTATACTGTACGCCCTGATTGCGCACGGTGGTAGCGTGATTGCCGATTATACTGTGCCGCAGTCGCACGTGTCTGGAAGTCCGCAGTTCCACGTGAACTTAGACGCCGTTGCGAGGTACGTTAAACCTTCGTTTCCTCGGCGCGATTTTTCGCGATTGTTTGGAATTTGCCGTGCATTGCTGGGTCTGTTGGTCGTGCATACACATGTGTAATACCGCAGGTTACATTTAATGTTTTGTTCCGGCCCGTGTATGCATCTGTGGATTTCGTTTTTGCAATGTCTGTTCGCTGGGCCCATAACTGGCGCAGAACTCAGCTGTCCAAGCTCTTGTCAAAGAACGGCCACGGTACTGCGTGCGTCTTGGGCCACTACTTCCACCACGTGGGTGTTCATCTCCGAAGGCGCCTCTGAGCCACCGCAGAGCATTATCGACGGCCTCACTCTCCTGTGCGCAACAGCGTCCAACGAAGACGATGATCTCCCTCGTCGGTTTCTGGTACGTTTCAAGTTTGCGGTAGTCACGCGCGTCAGAACGAGCTGCGTTCGTCGTGCAGTGCGCAGGTGCTGAACAACACAAGCACGCGGAGCGAACTGCTGGCACGCATCCTCAGTCGTTTGGTGGTACGTTCTTCAGCTGCTAAAGCATCTTACTACGACAGAACGACTACAACGCCACCACCGACAAACTTCGGTCAATCGAGAGCAACCTGCAGCAGACCACCGACACGTTGCGCAGCAACATAAGTGGGTTCCCATGAGTTTTGTTTGACTCTCCGCAGCCAGCATTTTGGAACGCGGGGAGATAATCGACTCTCTGGTGTCCAAGTCCACCGCGCTGA
It includes:
- a CDS encoding SNARE domain conatining PROTEINS,putative; the encoded protein is MTAILYALIAHGGSVIADYTVPQSHVSGSPQFHVNLDAVARTQLSKLLSKNGHGTACVLGHYFHHSIIDGLTLLCATASNEDDDLPRRFLVLNNTSTRSELLARILSRLVNDYNATTDKLRSIESNLQQTTDTLRSNITSILERGEIIDSLVSKSTALKDETLAFRKVAQQANWGFVRRLLHQVSDIVLTRNFAATLSVGVLGAR